AAGCTGCCATTTCATTATGGCCTACATCAACAAAAATATTTTGACTTATTTGTTCACATCTTCCTTTTAAATCAAGTTTTGGCAAATTACTAATGCGTTGAATTAATTCTTTTTCATTTTTGGCACAAATTTTAGAAAAAGCTTCTAAGGCTAAAAAAAGATTATCTTTTAAAAAACTCGCTAAATTATATTTTTGAATATATTCTTGTACACAAGGATAAATAGTTGTATTTTTATCTAACGAGCTAATATTTAGACTAGCTTGTTTTAAATTTGCTATTTTTTGAGCCAAATTTAATACTTTTACCTCTTGCTTATGATTAATTAAAGCTTTAGTACTCATGGCTTTTAATTTTGTTCTTGCTATTTCATCTAAGTTTTTACCTAATAAATCTTGATGATCAAAACCTATTTTAGTAAAAATGCTAAAGTCTATCTCAAAAACACTTGTAGCATCGTACTCTCCACCTACTCCAGCTTCTAAAATCATATAATCACAATCTTTAAAAACAAAAAATGCTAAAAATGTAGCATACTCAAAATAGCTAAGTTTTTTCACATCATCCAAAAAAACACTTTCTAATTCTTCATGTGCTTTTTCTAAAAGCTCATTGCTTGTAATTTTTCCATTTAACCAAAATCTTTCATTAAAATCAAAAATATGAGGACTAGTATAATGTCCTACTTTATATCCTTGCTCTAAAAGTAAAAGCGCTAAAAATCTGCCTGTACTTCCTTTGCCATTAGTGCCAATAATTTGAATATTTTTAGTTTTTGGAATAGATTTTTTATATTTTTCATACATACTAAACATAAAAAATCTACTGATTTTTTGTACATGCATAGTTTTTTGTGAAAGTGTTTGTTGGAATTTCATACTAAGCTTTTTGCATTAATTCTTTTAAAATATCACCATCTGGAAATTCTTTTTTTTCTATGCAAGAAGATGATAAAACAAGCTTAACTACTTCTTCCTTGTAAATAAATTTGTAATCATCTATAAGCTTCAAAGCTTTTTCTGTAAAGATTTGAGCATCTTCTAAGCTTTTACCCGGAAAAACAATTAAATAAGAACTTTCATCTAAAATCCAAATTTCGGCCAAATTTTGACATAAGTCTTTGAGGATTTTTTTAAACTTCCCGCTAATAGTTTTAAAACTATCAATACCATAAGCATTAATAACATGTTCTATATTATTGATTTTAAAGAAAGATAAGGCATAATTAACCGCATAAAGCTTATAATTTTCATCAAGCTTTTTAAGCTCTTGAGCAAGACTCCATTGTTCTCTTTGCTCATCATCGCTTGTAGCTTGAATTTGAGTTTTAATTTGAGCTATTTGCTCGTTTGCATACAAAAGCTTATCTTTTAATGTATCAAAATTAATCCGCACATTACCATTTTCATCTTTAGTTAAAGCATTGATAAATTTCACATCTTCTTGGCTATTATCATAAAGCTTTGAAACCATTTCATTTAGGCTTTCTAAATGTTGATTGAAAAAAGAAAGATTTTTTTGTATATAGTATTTATCTATTGCTTCTTTTTTTTGTAGCATCAAACAATATTCATGTGCAAATTCTTTTCTAGCAATCAATCTAGGATTTTCTTTTAATTTTTGCTTAAATTGCTCCACTTCTTTACTTTCGCCAAATAAAGGTTCCAAAGAAGCTAGTAAAAGTTCAGCTTGTTTTTCATAGGAACGTTCTTTTAGCATAGTGATAAGTTTTTCTATTAAAACATGAAAATCTAAAAAAGCTCGGATATTAAATTCTTCTAATTTTTTTAAAAGTTCTCCATCTTCATAAGATTTTTCAAGTTCTTTCCATTTGGCTCTTAAAAGATATATGGTTTCTAAATCCATAGCTTGGGATAATCTGTGTTGAGTAATTTGAGCAAGCTCTTTGATTTTTTTATCTTTACTAATACTAAGTTGCTGAATGATTAAGCCAAGTAAAGCATAAACATCTTCATATTTTCTACTTACCTGTCTATTGAGCCTAGAGACTAAAAACATCAAAAACTCATCAATAGTTCGAATGCTTTTTCCTTTCAATTCTTGCTTGTAAGAATCATCTAAAAGATTGGTATATTTTTCTATTCTAGCTTTATTTGAACTCATCACTCCTGCTTTTTTAGCACACTCTTCAAACACCTCGCTATAATTTTCAGGAGTTGGATATAATTTACGCTCTTTTAGTTTTATCAATGTTTCTTTTGCAATTTCATTGATATGACTTGCCATTTTATTTATAACCCCTAATAGCTATAATAGAAACAAATTCATCAAAAGCTTCACTTGATGCATTTTTAATCGCTTCAAATCTTGCTTGATCACTGATAATAGAGTTTGGATTAATATCAAAATTATAACTTCCTTTGGTATTTACAATTTCTTCCTTGCCATTTTTATAACGCAACACAAACTCCAAATAAAGCTCTGCTTTATAATTAATCACATAACCATTTTTGTCATAAACCATAGGATGAAATTCTAACTTTTTCATTGTGACTATAATAGAACTATCCGCATTATACTCATCTGTGATTTTTCTACCAAGCTTATTAAGCATGGCTTCTCTTAGAATGTCTGTTATGTAAACACTGTTTTCAGGATCTTGTTTGCTAATATTGATTTTTAAAAATACATTTTCACCCAAAACCCTACTTGCCATCTGTGAAGAGGGAATATATCCACAAGCTATGATGAAAAAGGCAAAAAACAACACTAGATATTTTTTCATTTAATCACCAAATTTACTAATTTCTTATCAATATAAATTTCTTTTACTATAGTTTTTCCTTCTAGCCATTTTGCGACATTTTCTTTAGCTAAAGCTAAAATCTCATCTTCTTTAGCTTCTGAATTTATTTCAATCTGTGCTCTTTTTTTACCATTAACACTAATAGCTATATTAAAACTATCTTTTACAAAAACTTCATCTTTTATTTTTAATACTTTGAAATTTTCACATTTAAATAAATGCTCACTAAGTTCAAAACAAACATGAGGGATGATAGGCTCTAAGATATTTAAAATAATATAAAAAGCTTCTTTTGAAACTTCTTTATGATTTATAGTATTTAAGGCATTTAAAGCCTCCATACATGCAGCTATTAAGGTATTAAAGGCAAAACTTTCTTCATAAACTTCGAAAGATTTTTTCAAAGCTTCATATACTTTTAATCTAGCATATTTTTCTTCTTTATTTAAACTTTGATGATCTATTTCTTGTAATTTTCCACATTCTAAACTCATAGCCTTTTCATAAAGCCTATTGATAAATTTAAATGCACCTTCTAATGCACTATCGTTCCATTCAAGTTCTTTAGCAGGTGGTGCAGCAAACAATATAAATAATCTTGCGCTATCTGCTCCATATTTTTCTATAATATAATCAGGATCAACCACATTTCCTTTAGATTTACTCATCTTAGCACCATCTTTAGTAACCATTCCTTGGGTTAAAAGTCTATTAAAAGGCTCATCATCTTTTAAATAACCTAAATCTCTAAGTGCTTTTTGGAAAAATCTAGCATAGAGTAAATGTAATATCGCATGTTCAATACCGCCAATATATTCATCAACATTCATCCAATAATTAACACTTTTTTCATCTATTGCTTTTTCTTGCCATGTTTTATCATCACTTGCAAAACGCGCAAAATACCAAGAACTTTCAAAGAAAGTATCTAAAGTATCGCTTTCCTTTTGTGCTTTTTTACCACATTTTGGACAAACACACTCTTTCCATGTTTCATGCTTATCAAGTGGATTTCCTTCTCCATTTATCACCACATCTTCAGGCAAGGTAATAGGTAAATTTTCAATTTTTTGAGGAACTATGCCACAAGAATCACACTTAATCATTGGTATAGGAGCACCCCAATATCTTTGTCTAGAAACACCCCAATCACGAATTTTAAAATTGGTAACCTTTTTACCAATACCCAAAGATTCAATTTTTAAACTAATTTTTTCTCTAGCATCATTGCATTCTAGTTGATCAAATTCGTCACTATTAGTTAAAATGCCTTCTTTTAAAGTGTAGCATTGCGCATCATTTTCATCTTTATAAATTACTTTTTTTATAGCCAAATTATAAGTTTTTGCAAACTCATAATCTCTTTCATCGTGAGCAGGCACACTCATAACAGCCCCACTACCATAATCACTTAAAACAAAATTAGCCACCCATAAAGGAATTTTTTCTTTACTTAGTGGATGGATTACATAAAGATTTAAAAAATATCCTTCTTTTGGCGCAGCTTGTCTTTGGCGTGGTGTTTGATTTTGGATATTTTGAATTTTAGTTATAACATCTTGTTTTAGTAACTTTTTATCAATTAATTCATTTACTATTTCATGGTTAGGTGCTAAAGCAATGTAAGATACTCCATAAATAGTCTCAGCTCTTGTGGTAAAAACATTGATCTTTTTTGCACTGATTTTATCATTTTCTTCTATATCAAAATCAAAGCTAAGCCCTGTGCTTTTACCTATCCAATTTTCTTGCATAGTTAGAACTTGACTTGGCCATTTTCCTTCTAATTTTTTAAGATCTTGCAATAATTCATCCGCATAAGCGGTAATTTTTACATAATATCCTGGCATTTTTTTTCTAATGACTTCATGTCCACAACGCCAACATTTGCCATCTTCAACTTGCTCATTTGCTAAAACTGTTTTATCATTCTCACACCAATTCACTTCGGCTTCTTTAGTATAAACAAGTCCTTTTTTATACATTTTGATGAAAAATTCTTGCTCAAATTTAGTATATAAAGGATCAGAAGTAGCAAGTATTCTTTTTTTAGAAAAAGAAAAACCCAAAGAAGCAAGCTCATTTTGCATATAATCAATATTTTCATAAGTCCATTTTTTAGGATGGATACCATGTTTAATCGCAGCATTTTCAGCAGGCATACCAAAACTATCAAAACCTATAGGATGTAAGACGTTAAAACCTTTTTTTCTATAATACCTAGCCATAGCATCGCCTATGCTATAGTTTCTCACATGTCCCATATGAATTCTACCACTTGGATATGGAAACATAGATAAAATGTATTTTTTTGGTAAAGAAAAATCATCTTTTGGTTCAAAATATTGTTTTTCTTGCCAAATTTTTTGCCATTTTTTTTCTATTTTGCCTGCTTCATATGCCATTTTAACTCCTAATTTTCTTCTTGATTTTTTACTGAATCAACTATAACTAAAATCATTGAAAAGATATTAGCTATCAAAGCACCAATTGCTAAAGTATAAACCATAACATTAGCTTCTGGATTAATTTGTATTAAAGCAAAAGCCGGAATTAAATGCAAATCAGCCACTAAAGAACTAGCAAATAATTCAGCTGCTAAGAAATTTCTAACCCCAATTTTTAATAAAGTAGAAATTAAATTCACACAAGCTGCAATAAATAAAGCAACCTCATTTTGATCATATAAAAATCCTGCGGTTGTAGTTAAGCTCATTAAAGCAAAAAAGATATAAATAACCTTACCCCAATTCATTTTTACACTGTTCCTTTTTCATACATTGCTCTTAATTTTTCTTTTTCTTGTTTTTTCTTTACTTTTTC
This genomic stretch from Campylobacter lari subsp. concheus harbors:
- a CDS encoding DUF6394 family protein; translation: MNWGKVIYIFFALMSLTTTAGFLYDQNEVALFIAACVNLISTLLKIGVRNFLAAELFASSLVADLHLIPAFALIQINPEANVMVYTLAIGALIANIFSMILVIVDSVKNQEEN
- the lptE gene encoding LPS assembly lipoprotein LptE, with the translated sequence MKKYLVLFFAFFIIACGYIPSSQMASRVLGENVFLKINISKQDPENSVYITDILREAMLNKLGRKITDEYNADSSIIVTMKKLEFHPMVYDKNGYVINYKAELYLEFVLRYKNGKEEIVNTKGSYNFDINPNSIISDQARFEAIKNASSEAFDEFVSIIAIRGYK
- a CDS encoding Mur ligase family protein; protein product: MKFQQTLSQKTMHVQKISRFFMFSMYEKYKKSIPKTKNIQIIGTNGKGSTGRFLALLLLEQGYKVGHYTSPHIFDFNERFWLNGKITSNELLEKAHEELESVFLDDVKKLSYFEYATFLAFFVFKDCDYMILEAGVGGEYDATSVFEIDFSIFTKIGFDHQDLLGKNLDEIARTKLKAMSTKALINHKQEVKVLNLAQKIANLKQASLNISSLDKNTTIYPCVQEYIQKYNLASFLKDNLFLALEAFSKICAKNEKELIQRISNLPKLDLKGRCEQISQNIFVDVGHNEMAALTLAEIFKEKKVHLVYNCFLDKDSYKILRALKPIIKIVEIYEYESKDRPLAGSVLLENLEKLDIAHQKFEQIKKDELYLVFGSFVLVEKFLRGYNER
- the leuS gene encoding leucine--tRNA ligase; the protein is MAYEAGKIEKKWQKIWQEKQYFEPKDDFSLPKKYILSMFPYPSGRIHMGHVRNYSIGDAMARYYRKKGFNVLHPIGFDSFGMPAENAAIKHGIHPKKWTYENIDYMQNELASLGFSFSKKRILATSDPLYTKFEQEFFIKMYKKGLVYTKEAEVNWCENDKTVLANEQVEDGKCWRCGHEVIRKKMPGYYVKITAYADELLQDLKKLEGKWPSQVLTMQENWIGKSTGLSFDFDIEENDKISAKKINVFTTRAETIYGVSYIALAPNHEIVNELIDKKLLKQDVITKIQNIQNQTPRQRQAAPKEGYFLNLYVIHPLSKEKIPLWVANFVLSDYGSGAVMSVPAHDERDYEFAKTYNLAIKKVIYKDENDAQCYTLKEGILTNSDEFDQLECNDAREKISLKIESLGIGKKVTNFKIRDWGVSRQRYWGAPIPMIKCDSCGIVPQKIENLPITLPEDVVINGEGNPLDKHETWKECVCPKCGKKAQKESDTLDTFFESSWYFARFASDDKTWQEKAIDEKSVNYWMNVDEYIGGIEHAILHLLYARFFQKALRDLGYLKDDEPFNRLLTQGMVTKDGAKMSKSKGNVVDPDYIIEKYGADSARLFILFAAPPAKELEWNDSALEGAFKFINRLYEKAMSLECGKLQEIDHQSLNKEEKYARLKVYEALKKSFEVYEESFAFNTLIAACMEALNALNTINHKEVSKEAFYIILNILEPIIPHVCFELSEHLFKCENFKVLKIKDEVFVKDSFNIAISVNGKKRAQIEINSEAKEDEILALAKENVAKWLEGKTIVKEIYIDKKLVNLVIK